CCTTGAGACGGTTGGTGGCCGAGCGGGAGCTCAGCAGCTTGTCCACCATGGTGCGGGCGTAGCGCAGCCGGCTGGCCAGCTCCTTGGAGCAGCCATACTCCTCCAGCAGGCTCAGGCGGTACGTGCGGAAGTCCCGCTTCTCATCAATGTAGGTCACGGCTGCCATCAGCGGGCACAGGATGAGTTTGGTATGGTCCTAGGAGgcaaaggagggcagagagatggaagggAGTTACGGGCGGGCGGACTGAAGGCCCCAGCTGCTAGTGTATGGGGGACTGGCGGGGAGACATTCTGGCCGATGAGGGGTTCCCACCCGCCCACTCTCTTCCTACCACCTGATGCCAAGGATGGGTCCCATGCCGCCCCACCCAATCCAACCCTGGGGGCCTGCTGCCGGGCACAGGCATCCCGCCCCAACTCTTCCCCACCCCGGTTCACCTGGAAGAAGTTGATCTGCACAGAGCCGTTGCTGAGGTGCAGGATGATGGCGCTGCGGGTGCGAAACCAGGTGCGCAGGTAGGGTAGCCGGGCGAGCTCATCGCCTTCCCGAGGCGTGATGTTGGCGCCTGCCTTCAGCAAGTGTTCACTCATGTAGTTCCGGAAGTACTTCAGGAGGGTGATCTGgttggaaggggagggagggaggccagggttGGAGACTGACCCCTGGCAAGTGCCTCCCTCCCAGCAACCCCAGGCCGCGGGGACCAGCCAGCACTCACCTTCTTCATCAGGGAGTTGGGATGGGAGCTCACAGTGAGGTAGGACTCTGTGCCATCACGCTCTATGTACTGCAGGCTGTCGCCGTCATTGTAAAGGATCAGGCGTGTCGAGTCGTTGAAGAGCACCCCCACACTGTTGTCGCACAGCTGGTACCCTGGTAGGTGGAGGGGGGCCTCAGGACGGGGAAGTAGGGAGCAGGGGGGGCACTGGGAGCTGGAAATGGGATGCCTGGGACGGAGAGGAGATTGTTGAGAGGACCTGGGAACCGCACAGGGAAGAGCCTGGAACAGCTCGAAGGGTCACCTGGCTTGATCTGAGCCGCCCGCCCGTTCTGGAAGCAACCTACCAAGGCCGTACTTGTCTGAATAGTCCACCCATTTGCTGACCCAGAAGATGGGGATGCAGGCGGGATCCTCAGCCTCCTCTGTGACAGAAGCAGACAGACTGTTGGTCAGGaccagcctcctcccctccagtGCATTCAGGTGGCCGACACCAGGGAGGGATGCTGGACACCCTGCCTGGACTCAGTCAAGAGGTCTGGGACCCCAGAGGAGAGCCAAGCAGGGCTGTGTCACCACCAAGCCCTGGCAAGCAACAGGACGGACAAGTCCCAGGGCAGAGCACCCTGTTCCTTTCATTTTACAGTCCATCCATCCACTGATCAAAggcctaccgtgtgccaggcactgtctcaGGTACAGTGAGCAAGGGCCTAAAACCCAGGCTTCATGGAGCTTGTGTTCTTGCTATAGGGACAGAGGCTGAGCAGCGTAAATATGGATAAGGTCTCTAAGTTACTTCTATCATGGTGAGAGTCAGTGGCCAACAGACTAAGTGAATTTTCTGGTCCGAATGACTAAAAAAATGTGAGGCAATATACAATTCCAAGCATCTCAAAATGTCATGTTCTGTGCACGCAATAATCCCCTATTTAAATGCAagaaacaaatatagaaatgaaGAATTATGGAGAAACCCACAGCAGCTGAGGGGGATGACAAGTGctaggagtggggggtggggaaatgcTCGTGGGCAGACATCGGGAGGATGTGAGATGTGGAGGAAGCACATTACAGAAGAAGGGAGGGGTAGGAGCAAGAGTCCCGAGGCTCCTGCAGGTGAAGCAGGACTCCACAGAATGGCAGAAAACAGCACGTGCAGATGTGTAAAGGCAGCATGCTGGGGTTCTGGAAGACGGAGACAGAACAAgtgaatcagaaaaagaaaggaggggccttgaatgccaggctacTCCATTTGGATTTTGTTCTACAGAAAATGGGGCGACTAATGGTATTGGGGTGATCGGGGCCTGGACAAGCCACCGACCTGCTGCGGCCGAGacttccctgccctctccagatgcccaggcgcccccgcccccaggcccccacAGTGCCTACCTTGTCTCACCAGCCCCCGCTCTGAGGGCTTAGAGGCATTGACACTGTGCAGCTGTTGCAGCATGTCACCTAGGTGGCCGTCGACTGCCTCATTGGTCTCCCGGACCACTGGTTCCTCTTTCTCCCGGGGCCGCTCGGGCGTGGGGTTCTCCATGCCTAGGAAGATGATGACACGTGCTCCTTAGCTGGGCACAAAGgcagcagggtgggaggggcatgGGACCCTCTACCACGGCTGGTATTCTTcccagagaaaaatcattttagctGCCATTGCTATCGGTAAACTGAGTCAGTGTGGGATTATAGAGCAGCAGGTGCCATGCTCACGTGACAGGAACGTGGTACTCACACCTCCAGGGCCAAGGCAAGCCCTTAAGGAAGGTTTCCCGGCCACAGACACTCAGCCGCAGAGCCTCAGACACTCAGACCTCTACCCCAATGCTGGGCATTTGATGAAaacaggagattttttttccaccCCTAAATTTTGTACAGATGTCAAAAGAGTCTGAAAAGATACCCTTTGAGATTTGTCTCATAGGCTCTATTTGAGTGGTAGAAGCCTGatgatttttattgtctttatgcTCAAGTGTTTCTTTCCCGACCAACACATGGTAGTTCTTGTAGAACATGatttttgtcttatatttttaagatCAGAGTTTTCAGTTAAAAACAAACTATGCTGTACTAAGaacttaaatgtgaaaataataagatatttgggatttgctttaaaaactcTAGGAAAAAGGAGAAGTTGGAAATAGATCAAAGTAAGTATAGGCAAATGTTGCTAACTACTCAAAATGGATGATGTATACATGGGGATTCTAGTACAGTTAATTCTACTTTTGAGGAAGTTTGAAAATTTCCAgcagatcttaaaaaaaaaatccctggtgttcaaattcaaaaaaaaaaaaaggaatctttaaaATGGCAATATTACAGCCCAAAGAATAAATCCATGAGTGTGCACTAATGTACATAACcaaataaatgagagagaaatgacagCTCTTCCTTATAGAAGAATTTCCATGAATtcagaaggagaggggaagagaggaatttGCATTAAAACACCTCAGTAGCAACTGCTACAGCCAGATCCACAGAGCTCTACCTAGGATGCTAACATCCCTGGGCAAGAGTTTGAGGAAGAACAGGGTCATCTCAAAGTAGCTCGGCGAGACATGTAttcattacaaagggaaaaactgTAACTCTGCAGTGGAAAAGTCCATCAGGCACTACCCTAACCAAGTGACCAAGATTAACATCACCGATAAAATGAAATGGcgaaaacaaaaaaggacatcCTTAACGGTATTAGATTACGACAGGAACAAATGAATTTATGTTAAATTGGTGCTatattcacccaaagaaaaaaagcatttcaaatgacctttttaaaaacattatacatCCTTAGTGAAATACTCTAAGGAAAATGGTACTtcaataaaatgtcatttaataaGAGGAACTTGTGTATAGATGCTGAAAAAGTTATGCTTATTAGTGTGAGGAAACAAGAGGGTCAgttgaaaagaaatacaagaataaaataaaatcacgggtgcctaggtggctcagtcggctcaggtcatgatcttgcatgcggttctggattctgtgtctccctctctctgcccctcccccattcgtgcagtctctcaaaaataacattaaaaaaattttttttaaataaaaataaaatcaaagtcatAATATTGTATTTGGACACTcataaattacaaaaagaaaagtagtaaCTCCACAGCTGACAAGATTGTATCAATGTTGAATATCTTGAACTTGCTAACTGTGTTATGTGAATGAatctttgtttttaggaaatacacactgaagtattaaGTGGTAAAGGACAGGAAGTATACCACTTACTCTCAAGTGGTTCGGGAGAAAACAGTggatacacacaaatatataactttatatatattaaaaagagaaagaggtaaaTGTAGAAAAACGTCATTTCGTGGAGAAAAGGAGTTGTAAGATACAGGAGCTTCCATTTGTCCACCTTTTCATAAGTTTGAAATAATATCAAACTAATGTGGTGAAAAAAATGTGAGTCAGAAATAGCAGTACAAACTTCAAGTTTTTCCCCCACTGTATGTACTTCCTCATTTTGTCCTCTGAAGAGAATCAGACACAATGACAACCCAAGCAAGGTTGTGTAGTCTTATAAAAAGTGGCTGtcccttaaaaaaaacttttttttaacatttttcttttttgagagagacagagagtgagtcacagaatcaaagcaggctccaggctctgagctgtcagcacggagttccacgcggggctcaaactcacaaaccacgagatcatgacctgagccaaagtcggacacgtaactgactgagccaccccggcacccctaaaAAGTGGCTGTCCTTTTAAAGAGAGACCTACTGAAGCTTATGGGGGTAAAATGGCAAGATGTCTGGGATTAACTGCAAGGAACAAAAATGGAACAGTGAAGCAAACGTGACAAAAAATTTTGCTAACTGTTGAATGTGGGCCGGGGGTGGAGTGTAGGGGTCCAGTGCATTATGCCCTCCGtctatatttggaatttttcctattttttttcaatgaaccACGAAAGAGGGATGTTAGGAATTTTTTAAGTAAGAGTTTTGTGAGCATGGCATTCAGTCCACTCTCCTCTTTTTGGGCACAACAGGTCTGGCCCAGCCATGGTAAGGTCTTTCTTGCTAGGGCTGGCCCAGGGGAAGCAGGGCATTTTGCCCTGAGAGGATGGGAGGCCACGGACTCAAGGACTGGAGTCAGTCCTACTGCACACCTGGGTTCTGTGGGCCATCAATCCACACATCTGAAGCCTAGGCTCTCTCTGGGGGTCTGCTGTCTACGCAAACCCTTGTTTTACCTTTATTGAGGACTGTGAGAGGCTTCCGGTTGCTGGGGTCCAGACTGCTGGGAGCAATTGAAAACCGTGGTGCAATGGTGAGGCAGGTGATGGGGAGCCGGGCGGGGATATAGCCAGAAGTAAAAAACTCGTCATTGAGCAGCTCGTGAATGGTTGGGCGGGCAGTAGGATCTGTCTGAAGCATCTTCTGGATGAGGGAGGCGGCCACAGGGTTGATGTGCTAGAGCAGAGAGGGACAGCTGTAAGCAGGAGGTGATGGGGGACCCAAGAGCAGCACTGCCATAAAGGAACCGTGGCCCCTGGGCCACATGCATGGCTCCCATATACCATGTTTGGTGGCCACATATCTaccaggtgccccactgttgGCTTTGCTGAGTTGACAAGTGTCAACCTAAGTTGTGAGAATGATCACTTCTCCTTCCTTTTGAGACTCAATTTTAATGTGATTGCCCCTGAATTTTTTCTCGCATAATTTAGGTTGCTCACCACTAGAGTAGTACTTGAGAATGTAGGCTGTGAGGTCATAAAGACCTGGTTTAAGTCCCTGTTCCGTCCCTAATACCAGCTAGGACAAGTGACCTGACTTTCTAGGGCCTGTGTGTCTTCATCTAGAAAATGAGACGACATAGCACCGAGCCTGAGCCCTGCAGGGTTCAATGGGAGATAACCCAGCACAGGTCCAATGCATAGTGACAGCCTAGCATTAGTTGTgcgcttactctgtgccaggacaGTGTTCCAAGCACGTCATGTACATTAGCGTGTTTACCCTTCACATAAAACAAGGGGTGGCAGTCTCTATTACCATCTCTcgtttgcagatgaagaaactgaacacACGTTAAGCGCCTTTCCTAAGAATACACACCTAATGAGTGGTGAAGCCAGCTCGCTCACCCACTCTGAACCGTCTGAACCCTTCAGGATCTGCCCATCGGACAGTTAAATGATCCTTTGTGACAGATTTCACCTCTCTGCCCTTATGGAGATGGGGCTCTTGATTTCACACGAGTCAAGGATCCCAAACTGGAAAGCAGCCTTGAGTCGGGCTTCTGCAGAAACAGGCTACTCCTTTCAACGCGCTGACAGCAGTGGTTGTGAAAAGGCACACCACTCTGGATTCACAGTGGTTCAGGATTCTGTGAGCACTTAGTGTATACAAGGCGCTCTGCGAGCCGCTCCAGGGGTAGTAACTCCACCTTATAAGTGGgaaactggaagccaaaagattCAGGCCATTTGCCCACTGTGATCTGGCTGCCACGTGGCAGAGACCAGTTAACTCGAGAAGGTCCACTTCCAAAGCTGAAGTGGCACTTCTACGTCTGCCTCCTGCTCTTCCCCCCCCACGTTTTTTGCTCTTTACACATTTTGGGTTATATGCCCAAACTCTAAGGATCTACAGATCCT
This sequence is a window from Prionailurus viverrinus isolate Anna chromosome E3, UM_Priviv_1.0, whole genome shotgun sequence. Protein-coding genes within it:
- the PLK1 gene encoding serine/threonine-protein kinase PLK1 gives rise to the protein MSAAATAGKLARAPADPGKAGGPGVAAPGAPAAAPPAKEIPEVLVDPRSRRRYLRGRFLGKGGFAKCFEISDADTKEVFAGKIVPKSLLLKPHQKEKMSMEISIHRSLAHQHIVGFHGFFEDNDFVFVVLELCRRRSLLELHKRRKALTEPEARYYLRQIVLGCQYLHRNRVIHRDLKLGNLFLNEDLEVKIGDFGLATKVEYDGERKKTLCGTPNYIAPEVLSKKGHSFEVDVWSIGCIMYTLLVGKPPFETSCLKETYLRIKKNDYSIPKHINPVAASLIQKMLQTDPTARPTIHELLNDEFFTSGYIPARLPITCLTIAPRFSIAPSSLDPSNRKPLTVLNKGMENPTPERPREKEEPVVRETNEAVDGHLGDMLQQLHSVNASKPSERGLVRQEEAEDPACIPIFWVSKWVDYSDKYGLGYQLCDNSVGVLFNDSTRLILYNDGDSLQYIERDGTESYLTVSSHPNSLMKKITLLKYFRNYMSEHLLKAGANITPREGDELARLPYLRTWFRTRSAIILHLSNGSVQINFFQDHTKLILCPLMAAVTYIDEKRDFRTYRLSLLEEYGCSKELASRLRYARTMVDKLLSSRSATNRLKASS